The proteins below are encoded in one region of uncultured Campylobacter sp.:
- a CDS encoding FtsX-like permease family protein produces MAGNNGAFFRGAIFKSIINSGIRSFVIFVAIMLGSAVCAAFVNIYADIDKKVASELNSYGANLIVSPANLENSHMDEAALDAKFAKIPALKSANKYLFGSANLGVNSGIIMGVNFSSLRDTMPFLDLKEGSFIGVDFDDKNALIGQDLAKLLGAKLGDSIEITPIGSNETSKVKIKGIVYDGQKEDGMLLISLPLAQKILNQPAQVNYAEAIVSGDFKQLSEISKSLSDAQMSFAPIGKVSKTQGIILNKIKLLMLLIGITILLITSVCINTSLSSILLSRIKEFALIRAIGASKQNLLHLILSEILTVCVAGSLAGVFVGYLLAILLGHLIFSSSVDFRLISLFAAVALSLIFALAASYYPIKKALNPNLANLLRE; encoded by the coding sequence ATGGCAGGAAATAACGGCGCATTTTTCAGAGGCGCGATCTTTAAAAGTATCATCAACAGCGGCATTCGCAGCTTCGTGATTTTTGTCGCGATAATGCTAGGCAGCGCAGTTTGTGCGGCGTTCGTAAATATCTACGCCGACATCGATAAAAAGGTCGCCAGCGAGTTAAACAGCTACGGCGCAAATTTAATCGTAAGCCCTGCAAATTTAGAAAATTCCCATATGGACGAAGCGGCGCTCGATGCGAAATTTGCCAAAATCCCCGCACTGAAAAGCGCGAATAAATACCTTTTCGGCAGCGCAAATTTAGGCGTCAACTCAGGCATCATCATGGGCGTAAATTTCTCCTCTCTGCGCGATACTATGCCGTTTTTAGATCTCAAGGAGGGCTCGTTTATCGGCGTGGATTTCGATGATAAAAACGCGCTCATCGGCCAAGATCTCGCCAAGCTTTTGGGCGCGAAGCTCGGCGACAGTATCGAGATCACGCCGATCGGCTCAAACGAAACGAGCAAGGTAAAGATAAAAGGCATCGTCTATGACGGGCAGAAAGAGGACGGCATGCTGCTAATCTCGCTGCCGCTGGCGCAAAAAATTTTAAATCAGCCTGCGCAGGTAAATTACGCCGAAGCGATCGTAAGCGGCGATTTTAAGCAGCTTAGCGAAATTTCAAAGAGCCTAAGCGATGCGCAGATGAGCTTCGCACCGATCGGCAAGGTATCCAAGACACAGGGCATCATCTTAAACAAAATCAAGCTTTTGATGCTTCTTATCGGCATTACGATCCTTCTAATCACCTCGGTCTGCATCAACACGAGCCTTAGCTCGATCCTGCTTTCGCGCATCAAAGAGTTCGCGCTCATCCGCGCAATCGGCGCGAGCAAACAAAATTTGCTCCACCTAATCCTGAGCGAAATTTTAACCGTCTGCGTCGCAGGCTCGCTAGCTGGAGTATTCGTGGGATACCTGCTCGCGATCTTGCTCGGGCATCTGATATTTTCAAGCAGCGTGGATTTTAGGCTAATTAGCCTCTTTGCAGCGGTCGCGCTGAGCCTGATTTTTGCGCTCGCGGCAAGCTACTATCCGATCAAAAAGGCGCTGAATCCGAATTTAGCGAATCTATTAAGGGAATGA